Genomic window (Acidobacteriota bacterium):
TCGGGCTCCGTGGTCTCAGCCAGCGCGGCCACCGAGAGCGCGAAGCCGAGGATCACGGTGATGGGGAAGACGATCCAGATCAGCACGCGCAACACCAATCGGAACGGACGCAGCCATTCTCCCTTCGTGCGCGTGAACAGCACGAACGGCAGCAGGCGATTGAAGATGATGATGGCGAAAATAACGATCACGCCCGCGCGCACCAGCTCGCCCGCGCTCCAGGTAGCGTCAAAAAACACGTAGTACGCGGTGAGCAGCGAGAATGCCGCTGTGATCAATTGCGTGAGCACCGACATGGAAAGCGAAGCGCGCTGCCGGCTCACGCCCAGCCGCGGCTCCACCTCGCGCTCGTAACACTCGATGTTCTCCTGGAATTCGCGGGCCAGGAATTTGCCCATCTCGTTGTAGACGCGCTCTACGTACGAGGCCAGCGTGAGCAGGCCAAGCAGCACGACCATGGCGGGAACGATGGCCCAGATCATCGGCCGCCCGCTTTCGGCGGACGGCGACCCGGCTCGCGGCGCCTGTGTTCACTGCGGGCGATCAACGCCGGTGGCAGGTCGAGCTGCGCGCGCAGCCGCGCTTCTTTGCGGCGCATCTCGCCCGCATCGGTCTCATGGTCGTAGCCGGCTAGGTGCAACAGGCCATGCAGGATGAGGACGCACAACTCTTTCGCGACGCTGTGTCCCAGGCGGCGCGCGTTGGCGCGCGCGATGGTCGCGGATACCGCAATCTCGCCGGCGATGTCGCCGCGGACGTCTTTATTCCCAAGGGCCGCATTCCGACGAACCGCGGGGAATGACAGCACGTCCGTGGGCTGGTCTTTGCCGCGGAAATCGCGGTTCAGGCGGCGTAGCTCGGCATTGCCCGTGATGAGGACGTTCACCTCGCCGCGCAACCTCACCGCGCGGCACGCGCGCGCGGTGAAGCGCTGGAGTGCCGCCTGGCTTATGCCGCTGCTGCTTTGCCGCGTGCTGCTTTGCCGCATGATGACCAACACCGCTCCGTCGTTCCGTCTTTCCGCCGTTCCGCCGCTACGTTGCCCCAAAACGAACGGGAGGGCGATTGGGGCTGCCCTCCCGGCGCACATTGTACAAGTTCTAGTCCGCGATACGATCCTCAGCTGTCCCGCTCTGTCCGCCGCGGTCCGAATCGTGCTCCTGGGATCCGGATGGCGGCCGCGATTGTGATGGTGCGGGCGCCGCGGGCCGGGAATCCGTCTTCGTCCTCTCGCCCCTGGTGCCGAGCGAGAGCTGCAGCTGCGCCTCACGCGCGATCTTGGCATCGTCATATGCGCGGATGATGCGCTGTACCAGGTGATGGCGCACCACGTCGCCCTCATCGAAGTGGCAGAACGATATCCCTTCCACGTTGCTCAGGATGTCCATCGCCTCGATCAGGCCGCTGCGCTTCGCTCCCGGCAAGTCGATCTGCGTGATGTCGCCGGTGATCACCGCCTTGGCGTTG
Coding sequences:
- the ybeY gene encoding rRNA maturation RNase YbeY, producing MRQSSTRQSSSGISQAALQRFTARACRAVRLRGEVNVLITGNAELRRLNRDFRGKDQPTDVLSFPAVRRNAALGNKDVRGDIAGEIAVSATIARANARRLGHSVAKELCVLILHGLLHLAGYDHETDAGEMRRKEARLRAQLDLPPALIARSEHRRREPGRRPPKAGGR